The sequence GCGCTACTCTCAACTTGGTTTCGCGGAATGATCACGCCGTTAGACTTAAATTGTTCTCTATCTAAGACCACCACATACTCTTGAGTACAAGAATCCGTTTGGCTATTGCGATCGAATAAAAGTTTATGCGTTAATGCCGTCCGAGCATTAAGTCTCATAGATACATCTTGTTTAATGTCACTCCGTAAAGGCTGCATAATTCCTTTAATCTCAGAAGAGAAAGAAACGCTTCGCACGACTACTTCTTTAGCGAGCATCGTATAAAAAGTTTTTTCAGCAGCTTTAGACTCCGCGGTACCTGCAAATTTTTTGTTAGTTAAACATTGTTGCTTTACAACGAAGAAAACCCAGTTTCCATCTTCGTAAACACCAGTCTCGTTATCTGATAACTTTGTTTGATAGGCGTCCGATGCACTTTGAGCTGCTACAGACTTAATGAACAGACAGCTACAAGCAAGAAACATCGATAACAGTTTTTTATTAGTAATCATTTTATCTCTTCGAACTGTGCTTACTTAATAACAAGCGTAGATTTAGAGGTGTCTAACAAATATCCCATGAACGGGTTATTCTCATTGAAATATTGGATAAAATTATCAACTGCATTTGAATATGATGATTTCTTTGAGCCGCTACTGCGTCCTCCAAATGTAACCGTTTTGGACACAATCACTGGAGACCCTAACTCTACAAACAGTTTAATTTTGTCTATACGTTGCCCATTTACTTTTGAGCCATCCGAATTAACATTGATCTTCACTGGCTCACACGAAACCAATGTATCAACCGTTATTCCTGACGATGCCAGCACTTGCTCAACCATAGGTTCAAACATTTTTCGCTCAAAAGATGAGCTCCCTTTGTAGAAGACCTTTATGCAGGATTTATTACTGTATTGGTTGAGCTTCTTATTCAAAGATAGAAATGAGGCGTGAAATTCTTTTCCTTTACTTGAATCCTCATAAATTATCGACGCTCTCTCAGCAGCAAGAGCGATCTTTTCTTGTCCACTAAGTAGCTTAAGATAGTCTTGTAGAGTTAACTCATTTAAAACCAACTGCTTACTATATTCACTCGCGGTGATGGCTAGAGTCCGCTCATATAGTGCAATCAAGTCGTTCTTTCGAATCTTACCCATCACATAATAAACCCCATTGTATCTCTCTATATGAGGCCACATCAGCTCAGGTAAAAGCACATTATTCGCATTCGACTTACTGATCGAAGACGTTTCT is a genomic window of Vibrio sp. ED004 containing:
- a CDS encoding LPP20 family lipoprotein, coding for MKYVILLLLLVSNVVCAQPTWTLNIASDPSTFTGIGVGDSLANAKLDAKNQIASSIRSTHSFAISKVVNTTRLEGTLETSSISKSNANNVLLPELMWPHIERYNGVYYVMGKIRKNDLIALYERTLAITASEYSKQLVLNELTLQDYLKLLSGQEKIALAAERASIIYEDSSKGKEFHASFLSLNKKLNQYSNKSCIKVFYKGSSSFERKMFEPMVEQVLASSGITVDTLVSCEPVKINVNSDGSKVNGQRIDKIKLFVELGSPVIVSKTVTFGGRSSGSKKSSYSNAVDNFIQYFNENNPFMGYLLDTSKSTLVIK